One window of the Phragmitibacter flavus genome contains the following:
- the rpsD gene encoding 30S ribosomal protein S4 — MARYTGPREKIARRFGVALFGPSKALETRNFPPGQHGVRNTRRKLSDYGTALAEKQKLRFTYGVLEKQFRRVFAEAVRRKGVTGTILLQLLELRLDNVVYRLGFANTRFASRQMVNHGHITVNGKSVDVASYLCGPGDVIAVKNNVRSQQLVNRFLDLTQGVITPDWATVDRDNKTGTVNRAPEREEIEVFCNEQLVVELYSR; from the coding sequence ATGGCACGTTACACTGGTCCTAGAGAAAAAATCGCCCGTCGTTTTGGAGTCGCCCTTTTTGGCCCTTCCAAGGCGCTTGAAACCCGCAACTTCCCACCCGGGCAGCACGGCGTTCGCAACACCCGTCGCAAACTTTCCGATTACGGCACCGCCCTTGCGGAGAAACAAAAACTCCGTTTCACCTACGGCGTTCTTGAGAAACAATTCCGTCGCGTTTTCGCTGAAGCGGTTCGTCGCAAAGGCGTGACCGGCACGATCCTTCTTCAGTTGCTTGAGCTTCGTCTCGACAACGTCGTTTACCGTCTTGGTTTTGCCAACACGCGTTTCGCTTCCCGTCAGATGGTCAACCACGGTCATATCACGGTGAATGGCAAATCGGTCGACGTGGCCAGCTACCTTTGCGGACCTGGCGATGTGATCGCGGTGAAAAACAACGTGCGTTCGCAGCAGTTGGTGAATCGTTTCCTTGATCTTACTCAAGGCGTGATCACTCCTGACTGGGCGACCGTTGATCGCGACAACAAGACCGGAACTGTCAATCGTGCTCCTGAGCGCGAAGAGATCGAAGTGTTCTGTAACGAGCAGTTGGTCGTTGAGCTTTACTCCCGTTAA
- the hisA gene encoding phosphoribosylformimino-5-aminoimidazole carboxamide ribotide isomerase: MTRFRPCIDLHDGKVKQIVGSTLQDIGAGPKENFVSDQSAAWFAHRYREDGLTGGHVIMLGGGNEEVALQALEAFPGGLQIGGGIKAVNALKYLEAGASHVIVTSAIFDADGKFNERELETIAEVVGRDRLVLDLSCKAHEGGWRVAMNRWQLLTDLKVDEAAFRRLSPYCAEFLIHAVDVEGKCEGIDEDLVVHLAGWCGLPMTYAGGARSLEDLKLVDRLSDGKIDVTIGSALDIFGGSGVKYEECVAFNRRVG; encoded by the coding sequence GTGACCCGTTTTCGTCCCTGTATTGATCTTCATGATGGCAAGGTGAAGCAGATTGTGGGCTCGACGCTGCAAGACATCGGGGCGGGGCCCAAGGAGAATTTTGTAAGTGATCAGTCGGCCGCGTGGTTTGCCCATCGATATCGTGAGGATGGCTTGACGGGCGGGCATGTGATCATGCTGGGAGGTGGCAATGAGGAGGTGGCGCTGCAGGCGTTGGAGGCGTTTCCGGGAGGATTGCAAATTGGGGGCGGGATCAAGGCGGTGAATGCGTTGAAGTATCTCGAGGCGGGTGCGAGTCACGTGATCGTGACCAGTGCGATTTTTGATGCGGACGGGAAGTTTAACGAGCGGGAGTTGGAGACGATTGCTGAGGTGGTGGGGCGTGATCGGTTGGTGCTGGATTTGAGCTGCAAGGCGCACGAAGGAGGCTGGCGCGTGGCAATGAATCGGTGGCAGTTGCTGACTGATCTAAAGGTGGATGAGGCGGCCTTTCGGCGGTTGTCGCCTTACTGCGCGGAGTTCTTGATTCATGCGGTGGATGTGGAAGGCAAATGTGAAGGGATTGATGAAGATCTGGTGGTGCATCTGGCGGGGTGGTGCGGGTTGCCGATGACTTATGCGGGAGGGGCGAGGTCGTTGGAGGATTTGAAGCTGGTCGACCGGTTGAGTGATGGGAAGATCGACGTGACGATTGGCAGTGCTTTGGATATTTTTGGTGGCAGCGGAGTGAAGTATGAGGAGTGCGTGGCGTTTAATCGCAGGGTTGGGTAG
- a CDS encoding DUF1328 domain-containing protein: MLHYAIIFLVVALIAGVLGFGGVAGTAAWIAQVLFVVFLVLFIVSLITGRKPKV, translated from the coding sequence ATGCTTCACTACGCCATCATTTTCCTCGTTGTCGCCCTTATTGCCGGAGTTCTTGGCTTCGGCGGAGTCGCCGGAACCGCCGCCTGGATCGCCCAAGTTCTCTTCGTCGTTTTCCTTGTGCTGTTCATTGTCTCCCTTATCACCGGACGCAAACCCAAGGTCTAG
- a CDS encoding DUF892 family protein: MKKYFSLEDLLREQLRDLFNAEENYNRHLASFITTATSIKLREQLKTVEGVTRQNIKLLAEMCNELGVPPQGVTCEAMDGLIREAKDTTSDWGDTATIDAALIANAQRIVHYEIAGFGTAKEFARVLSHKTISKTLNEMLQRAVTTDQELTRIATGGWFNSGINNEAADVAA; the protein is encoded by the coding sequence ATGAAGAAATATTTTTCCCTTGAAGATCTGCTGCGCGAGCAATTGCGTGACCTCTTCAATGCTGAGGAGAATTATAATCGGCACCTCGCCAGCTTCATCACCACGGCGACTTCGATCAAGCTTCGCGAGCAACTCAAAACCGTCGAGGGAGTGACTCGTCAAAACATCAAGCTCCTCGCAGAAATGTGCAACGAACTTGGCGTCCCCCCCCAGGGAGTCACCTGCGAAGCCATGGATGGTCTCATCCGCGAAGCGAAGGACACCACCAGTGACTGGGGTGATACTGCCACCATCGACGCCGCCCTCATTGCCAACGCCCAGCGCATTGTGCATTACGAGATCGCCGGCTTCGGCACCGCCAAAGAGTTTGCCCGCGTGCTCAGTCACAAGACGATTTCCAAGACTCTCAACGAGATGTTGCAACGAGCTGTCACGACCGATCAAGAACTCACTCGAATCGCCACCGGCGGCTGGTTCAACTCGGGCATCAACAACGAGGCTGCTGACGTCGCCGCCTAG
- a CDS encoding CHASE3 domain-containing protein yields MNSLTTPSHNARTIAVCFAAAMSVTALVLTAVTWSKMHRSIRVMQETLELRMEWERTLSLMKDAETGQRGYLLTGVEEYLEPFERAKSSLPDMVSRLSELTTKAGKSDGEAKAVGESMRQLLDAMSETVVVRRREGIEAGLQMMQKADSKRLMDAIRVRISEVVDEQEVFIEKGARAMQMDLRWGYVSAISTGAMALLAGVVALFLLREAHYRARREERLMMEKKRAEESNQQKSTFLATMSHEIRTPMNAILGFGELLEEEVKSEKEKRYVQSILTGGRSLLQLINDILDLSKIEAGMMQLKEEPMDVRDLGAFVQQLFGQQAAEKGVMLRVEVDEKLPHSLLLDGVRLRQILINVVGNALKFTDSGKVEVRFYADDGREATHSRLDLHMEIDDTGRGIAPEFQRDIFQPFIQVEEVSGSKRNHGTGLGLTIVKRLTELVNGRVSMKSEVGKGTQFHFEFPGVTVSARLPLVQGGRDAEVNFDDLQPSKILVVDDNETNRELLKGIFEGSRHTLRFATNGREAVDEVGRELPDVVLMDIRMPVMDGREALRAIRSKKDLSLLPVIAVTASSLSEDERQLRSSFDGYVRKPFSRLQLYLELAQFIARVDAVEAPSEYVVEPGIVLDEGQRSEWRNLAGRLREIEVEVWPGVRDGMLMSEVRAFATNLLETGRTSRCSVLELYAKRLLADIDSFSLSSLENGLQAFPKCIKEIEMLSNSDHP; encoded by the coding sequence ATGAACAGCTTGACGACGCCTTCTCACAACGCCCGGACGATTGCGGTTTGCTTTGCGGCGGCAATGTCGGTCACTGCTCTGGTTTTGACGGCAGTGACGTGGTCGAAGATGCACCGGAGCATTCGTGTGATGCAGGAGACGCTGGAATTGCGGATGGAGTGGGAGCGCACTTTGTCGTTGATGAAGGACGCGGAAACGGGGCAGAGGGGGTATTTGCTAACGGGGGTTGAGGAGTATCTTGAACCGTTTGAACGGGCGAAGAGTTCTCTGCCTGATATGGTGAGCCGATTGTCTGAGCTGACGACGAAGGCGGGTAAAAGCGATGGGGAGGCAAAGGCCGTGGGGGAGTCGATGAGGCAGCTGTTGGATGCGATGTCGGAGACGGTGGTGGTGAGGCGTCGTGAGGGGATCGAGGCGGGATTGCAGATGATGCAAAAGGCGGACAGCAAGCGATTGATGGACGCCATCCGTGTGAGAATTTCAGAGGTCGTGGACGAGCAGGAGGTATTTATCGAAAAGGGGGCGAGGGCGATGCAGATGGATTTGCGCTGGGGTTACGTGAGCGCGATCTCCACGGGGGCGATGGCCTTGCTGGCGGGGGTGGTGGCGCTGTTCCTTTTGCGTGAGGCGCACTATCGGGCAAGACGCGAGGAGCGTTTGATGATGGAGAAAAAGCGGGCGGAGGAATCGAACCAGCAGAAAAGCACGTTCCTGGCGACCATGAGTCACGAAATTCGCACGCCGATGAATGCGATCTTGGGATTTGGCGAGTTGCTGGAGGAGGAGGTGAAGTCGGAAAAGGAGAAGCGATATGTGCAGTCGATTCTGACGGGCGGGAGGTCGCTGCTACAGCTGATCAATGACATCCTGGATCTCTCAAAAATTGAGGCGGGGATGATGCAATTGAAGGAGGAGCCGATGGATGTGCGGGATCTGGGGGCGTTTGTGCAGCAGTTGTTTGGTCAGCAGGCGGCGGAGAAGGGCGTGATGCTGCGGGTGGAGGTGGATGAGAAGCTGCCGCATTCGCTGTTGCTGGATGGGGTGCGGTTGCGGCAGATTTTGATCAATGTGGTGGGCAATGCGTTGAAGTTCACTGATTCAGGCAAGGTGGAGGTGCGGTTTTATGCGGATGATGGACGGGAGGCGACCCACAGCCGCTTGGATTTACACATGGAGATTGACGACACGGGGCGGGGGATTGCGCCGGAGTTCCAGCGCGACATTTTCCAGCCGTTCATTCAGGTGGAGGAGGTGTCGGGATCGAAGCGTAATCATGGCACGGGTCTTGGTTTGACGATCGTAAAGCGACTGACGGAGCTGGTGAACGGTCGGGTGTCGATGAAGAGTGAGGTGGGCAAGGGCACGCAGTTCCATTTTGAGTTCCCCGGGGTGACGGTGTCGGCGAGGCTGCCTTTGGTTCAGGGCGGTCGGGATGCGGAGGTGAATTTTGATGACCTGCAGCCGAGCAAGATTCTGGTGGTGGACGACAACGAGACCAACCGGGAATTGTTGAAGGGAATTTTTGAGGGGTCGAGGCACACACTGCGTTTTGCCACCAATGGACGGGAGGCGGTGGACGAGGTGGGGCGGGAGCTGCCGGATGTGGTGTTGATGGACATTCGCATGCCGGTGATGGATGGCCGGGAGGCGTTGCGGGCGATTCGGTCGAAGAAGGATTTGAGTTTGCTGCCGGTGATTGCGGTGACGGCGTCGAGTTTGTCGGAGGATGAGCGTCAGTTGCGGAGTTCGTTTGACGGGTATGTGCGCAAGCCCTTTTCGAGATTGCAGCTTTACCTGGAGCTGGCGCAGTTCATTGCGCGGGTGGATGCGGTGGAGGCACCGTCGGAGTATGTGGTGGAGCCGGGGATAGTGCTGGACGAAGGGCAGCGGTCGGAGTGGCGGAATCTGGCGGGGAGGTTGAGGGAGATTGAGGTCGAGGTTTGGCCGGGGGTGCGCGACGGGATGCTGATGTCAGAGGTGCGGGCGTTTGCGACCAACTTGCTGGAGACGGGGCGCACCTCGCGTTGCAGCGTTTTGGAGCTGTATGCCAAACGGTTGCTGGCGGACATCGACTCATTTTCGTTGTCGTCTTTGGAGAATGGTTTGCAGGCGTTCCCCAAATGTATTAAGGAAATTGAAATGCTTTCGAATTCGGATCATCCATGA
- a CDS encoding hybrid sensor histidine kinase/response regulator yields the protein MIIPSVSDGRDTILIVDDQEQNLKVVGTVLTMTGYEVIPASSGVQALKRLEAHVPDLILLDVLMPEMDGLEVCRQIKGMPELAEIPIIFLSAADDKNLIVQALETGGVDYVTKPFNKAELLTRVRAHLALKHARDQLRHLAEDKDELLGIMAHDLKNHLAGMRMSAGLLQSREAELPEKCVKMVGNIIQSTDSMIAFVREFLANQSAERLQLRSEAVDLGLIIKGSAARHEAMAAAKNIALVLDLSSEPVVAQADAEAVTRVLDNLVSNALKFTPSGGTLTLATANGPGRWVQFSVIDDGPGFTASDEEKMFRRYARLSARPTGGEPSTGLGLSIVKRLLEGMKGIISLNKSVERGSCFVIKLPVVGS from the coding sequence ATGATTATACCCTCTGTCTCTGATGGCCGTGATACGATTCTGATTGTTGATGATCAGGAGCAGAACCTGAAAGTGGTGGGGACGGTGCTGACCATGACGGGTTACGAGGTGATTCCTGCGTCGAGTGGCGTGCAGGCTCTGAAGCGGCTGGAGGCGCATGTGCCGGATCTGATTTTGCTGGATGTGCTGATGCCGGAGATGGATGGCCTGGAGGTGTGCCGACAGATCAAGGGGATGCCTGAGCTGGCGGAGATCCCGATCATTTTCCTTTCGGCGGCGGATGACAAGAACCTGATCGTGCAGGCACTGGAAACGGGCGGGGTGGATTATGTGACGAAGCCGTTCAACAAGGCGGAGTTACTGACGCGGGTGCGCGCGCATCTGGCATTGAAGCATGCACGGGACCAGTTGCGTCATCTGGCGGAGGACAAGGATGAGCTGTTGGGCATCATGGCGCATGACTTGAAGAATCACCTGGCGGGGATGCGCATGAGTGCGGGCCTGTTGCAGAGTCGGGAGGCCGAGCTGCCGGAGAAGTGTGTGAAGATGGTGGGCAACATCATTCAGTCGACGGACAGCATGATCGCGTTTGTGCGGGAGTTTTTGGCGAATCAGTCGGCCGAGCGATTGCAGTTGCGGAGTGAGGCGGTGGATTTGGGATTGATCATCAAAGGGTCGGCCGCACGGCACGAAGCCATGGCGGCGGCGAAGAACATTGCGCTGGTGCTGGATTTGTCTTCGGAACCGGTGGTGGCGCAGGCGGATGCCGAGGCGGTCACACGGGTGTTGGACAACTTGGTTTCGAACGCGCTGAAGTTCACGCCATCGGGCGGGACGCTGACACTTGCGACGGCGAACGGGCCGGGTCGATGGGTGCAGTTTTCGGTGATCGATGACGGACCGGGCTTCACAGCATCGGACGAGGAGAAGATGTTCCGTCGTTATGCGCGATTGAGTGCGCGGCCGACCGGTGGGGAGCCTTCAACGGGGTTGGGATTGTCGATTGTGAAACGGCTGCTGGAGGGCATGAAGGGGATCATTTCTTTGAACAAATCGGTGGAGCGCGGCAGTTGTTTTGTGATTAAGCTGCCGGTGGTGGGGTCGTAG
- a CDS encoding sigma-54-dependent transcriptional regulator gives MDILIVDDEKIIRDVTSQLIEDAGHYAESAANPEIAFETLKESNYDLVLLDMNLGAENGLDVLEKLQKQYPQVPVVVFTAAASVTTAVETMRRGAMDFLEKPFTHAQLSMVLARVQKHKLLAERVVELETQVAGQAPEYIFDSTSAPVQSAFGVLFRAAETPASVLILGESGTGKSVVAKAVHDRSRRLNKPFITVNCPSLSKELLESELFGHVRGAFTGAMKDHWGKVKAAEGGTLFLDEIGELPLEIQPKLLRLLQDREYERVGENVTRSGDVRIIAATNRDLSEAVANGTFREDLFYRLNVITVEMPPLRQRPGDLERFAEKYLLFFAKQCARKARSFSPEARACMLAHGWPGNLRELRNAIERAVILSQGKEIEASDLPNSVTGNQPVAMTGGAVVGDLISLEELETSHIRAVLSRTTSLHAAAEVLGIDQATLYRKRKKLGMAGDGEK, from the coding sequence ATGGATATTCTGATTGTTGATGACGAGAAAATCATTCGCGACGTGACGTCGCAGTTGATCGAGGACGCGGGCCATTATGCGGAGTCGGCGGCAAATCCTGAGATCGCGTTCGAGACGCTGAAGGAGAGCAATTACGATCTGGTGCTGCTGGACATGAATCTGGGCGCGGAGAACGGGCTGGATGTGCTGGAGAAATTGCAGAAGCAATATCCACAGGTGCCGGTGGTGGTGTTTACGGCGGCGGCATCGGTGACCACGGCGGTGGAGACGATGCGGCGCGGCGCGATGGACTTTTTGGAGAAGCCGTTTACGCATGCACAGTTGAGCATGGTGCTGGCAAGGGTTCAGAAGCACAAGCTGCTGGCGGAGCGAGTGGTGGAGCTGGAGACGCAGGTGGCGGGTCAGGCACCGGAGTATATTTTTGATTCGACTTCAGCGCCGGTTCAGTCGGCGTTTGGCGTGCTGTTCCGTGCGGCAGAGACGCCGGCTTCGGTGTTGATTCTGGGAGAAAGCGGCACGGGGAAAAGTGTGGTGGCGAAGGCGGTGCATGATCGCAGTCGACGCTTGAACAAGCCGTTCATCACGGTGAACTGTCCGAGTTTGTCCAAGGAGTTGTTGGAGAGTGAATTGTTTGGTCATGTTCGTGGCGCATTCACTGGCGCGATGAAGGATCACTGGGGCAAAGTGAAGGCGGCCGAGGGCGGGACCTTGTTTTTGGACGAGATTGGGGAGCTGCCGCTGGAGATTCAGCCGAAGCTGTTGAGGCTGTTGCAGGATCGCGAGTATGAGCGCGTGGGGGAGAACGTGACGCGGTCGGGAGACGTGCGCATCATTGCGGCGACGAACCGAGATCTGTCGGAGGCGGTGGCGAATGGGACGTTTCGTGAGGATTTGTTTTATCGTCTGAATGTGATCACCGTGGAGATGCCGCCGCTGCGCCAGAGGCCGGGGGATTTGGAGCGGTTCGCGGAGAAGTATCTATTGTTTTTCGCGAAGCAGTGCGCCCGCAAGGCGCGGAGTTTTTCGCCGGAGGCGAGGGCGTGCATGCTGGCCCATGGTTGGCCGGGGAATTTGCGGGAGCTGCGCAATGCGATTGAGCGCGCGGTGATTTTGAGTCAGGGTAAGGAGATCGAAGCGTCGGATTTGCCGAACTCGGTGACGGGCAATCAACCCGTGGCAATGACCGGTGGGGCGGTGGTGGGAGATTTGATTTCTTTGGAGGAATTGGAGACCTCACACATTCGCGCCGTGCTTTCGCGCACGACCAGTTTGCATGCGGCGGCTGAGGTGTTGGGGATTGATCAGGCGACCCTGTATCGCAAGCGCAAGAAGCTGGGGATGGCCGGAGATGGGGAGAAGTAG
- a CDS encoding protein kinase domain-containing protein, with amino-acid sequence MPQPLRFAHFEVLMRSDGSPHMLGQGAMGATYKALDQHLLSLAVVKVPSVELLGYPAARQRFLQEAQMMARLRHPHVANVFYYGESSSGPFYAMEFCDGPSLHDYVDQHGPFEVQDTFRLAVQAAAALQALESHELIHRDLKPSNILLTSDSTGGAHVKLIDFGVAREGTPTDTGGLTLGGFIGTPAFASPEQLLEASHLDSRSDLYSLGAVMWFCLTGNPPFLGSQFEIMFHHVNTEPDWRLLPEMPEASLTILKRLLAKSAEERYASPAALVQALQNLLGIAAATGNTLQLRTSSHDNERSGLGGYEPIEVIGSDDFGKLSLARDILTGNIVNLRELPPEFAQKQGLILRLQRLAAVLRPLDHPRWQRLLHFEHTGAECRLATERISGPTALHLLKAHQQLSLAHILPLLTQIAEAMDFAASQGLTAMETAIERLSIAVEGWDKLTEPERSALLRRPLKDWTNWSVKVCPLRLSNSTQDYVLPSDSQAAQAITRLSTDFIQLCYRLLTGQGRSGNAYIPSPSLTAESNDFFERHFTGQRPQTPQTCHTLLRLLCVAEGIPAPQLPEDELEDPYATRLVTRRAVGPAKSKPNPNPPAPSVAFTSSPDDATTIAPRGPSGSGGSSGLTGLSALMDSDTFMAAAGAPVSDRMRDLDKRRAELDAEAERLREDERVQAERDWIARERAALEQARHDVAAHERERAQRLADEQARLAEQKQQLEQQQALLEEKRREQQRLEQEIQLRAQLDFQKLQEEAKARESDLQRQRAAVEEALQARELDFQQREKLSLERIEALKNEAAQLEEEVQQEYLTVRQLEVQQSRRVQEEVFAEELAKEKLAVEERKLEEMRQQLEQRASEFDETKKSRLLILILGSLGAIILATTAAYFIKGRIELQAVDFRELTGSKQWQALQQERNSAKENQQWASLLAWCTAAEETLRTSPESKDAVERYLNEIYLDADRAITGLLVSPEQIPPSTSPDRNKLIDQLNKTKPWPLDKQRHLLTAKLLIPAATATGQQSQAIDLYLAAIKASPDYAKPLAPELAAILDTIRQQMLARQIASHQPILDKLEQLRASSPSETAPPINLLAHQLHADQAFRGSNYIQALNLLLDAVQTNSNWTTELKSQATDIIDQLSQLQPAAIFPIFKQIELAAETWKLPQAWLILAQHSEPDTAFRYFKLAEQTGSQKAIAYVGRAQLDTGIAQNNPQLIEQGITKLKSAVDADDPDAMVLLGEAYFAGRGVTADPQQSLDLATRAQAKNHPGADYLKGKALLFLGETTGEAEHFDQATQLLQKAVEANQPNANFFLYQSYFNAVKKNPQRALDALEKGVIAKDPLCLYTLGIWHYAGQPPAKLDQTRARQLIEQAASLGHPSATKWLQQYPK; translated from the coding sequence ATGCCACAGCCGCTCCGATTCGCCCACTTTGAAGTGCTCATGCGCTCGGACGGTTCGCCCCACATGCTGGGCCAGGGTGCCATGGGCGCCACATACAAGGCCCTCGATCAACATCTTCTTTCCCTCGCCGTTGTCAAAGTTCCCTCCGTCGAACTGCTCGGCTACCCCGCCGCCCGCCAGCGTTTTCTTCAAGAGGCGCAGATGATGGCCCGCCTCCGCCACCCCCATGTGGCCAACGTCTTCTACTACGGCGAATCCTCCTCGGGCCCCTTCTACGCGATGGAGTTTTGCGACGGTCCGTCCCTCCATGACTACGTCGACCAGCACGGCCCCTTCGAAGTCCAGGACACCTTTCGCCTCGCCGTCCAGGCCGCCGCCGCCCTCCAGGCACTCGAATCGCACGAGCTCATCCATCGCGACCTCAAACCCTCCAACATCCTCCTCACCAGCGACAGCACCGGCGGAGCCCACGTCAAACTCATCGACTTCGGCGTCGCCCGCGAAGGCACTCCCACCGACACCGGCGGACTCACCTTAGGCGGCTTCATCGGCACCCCCGCCTTCGCCAGTCCCGAACAACTTCTCGAAGCCTCGCATCTCGACTCCCGCTCCGACCTCTACTCGCTCGGTGCCGTCATGTGGTTCTGTCTCACCGGCAACCCACCCTTCCTCGGCTCCCAGTTCGAGATCATGTTTCATCATGTGAACACGGAGCCCGACTGGCGTCTGCTGCCAGAAATGCCCGAAGCCAGCCTGACCATCCTCAAACGGCTGCTCGCCAAATCCGCCGAAGAACGTTACGCCTCCCCCGCCGCCCTCGTCCAGGCCCTGCAAAACCTCCTCGGCATCGCCGCCGCCACCGGCAACACCCTGCAGCTTCGCACCAGCAGTCACGACAACGAAAGATCCGGCCTCGGCGGCTACGAACCCATCGAAGTCATCGGCAGCGACGACTTCGGCAAACTCTCGCTCGCCCGCGACATCCTCACCGGCAACATCGTCAACCTCCGCGAACTCCCTCCCGAATTCGCCCAGAAACAAGGCCTTATCCTGCGCCTTCAACGCCTCGCCGCCGTCCTTCGTCCCCTCGACCACCCCCGCTGGCAACGCCTCCTCCATTTTGAACACACCGGAGCTGAATGCCGGCTCGCCACCGAACGCATCTCCGGCCCCACTGCGCTCCATCTCCTCAAAGCCCACCAGCAGCTTTCCCTCGCCCACATCCTCCCGCTGCTCACCCAGATCGCCGAAGCCATGGACTTCGCCGCCAGCCAGGGCCTCACCGCCATGGAAACCGCCATCGAGCGACTCAGCATCGCCGTCGAAGGATGGGACAAGCTCACCGAGCCCGAACGCAGCGCCCTTCTCCGCCGCCCCCTCAAAGATTGGACCAACTGGAGCGTCAAAGTCTGCCCCCTGCGCCTCAGCAACTCCACCCAGGACTACGTTCTGCCCTCCGACAGCCAGGCCGCCCAGGCGATCACCCGGCTCTCCACCGACTTCATCCAGCTCTGCTACCGGCTCCTCACAGGTCAGGGTCGCAGCGGCAACGCCTACATCCCCTCACCCTCGCTCACCGCCGAAAGCAACGACTTCTTCGAACGCCACTTCACCGGTCAACGCCCGCAGACACCGCAAACCTGCCACACCCTCCTCCGCCTCCTCTGCGTCGCCGAAGGCATCCCCGCCCCCCAACTTCCCGAAGACGAACTCGAAGACCCCTACGCCACCCGACTCGTCACCCGCCGCGCCGTCGGTCCCGCCAAATCCAAACCCAATCCAAATCCCCCCGCCCCCAGCGTCGCCTTCACCTCCTCCCCCGACGACGCCACCACCATCGCCCCGCGCGGGCCTTCTGGTTCTGGAGGCAGCAGTGGCCTCACCGGCCTCAGCGCGTTGATGGACTCCGACACCTTCATGGCCGCCGCCGGAGCCCCCGTGTCCGACCGCATGCGCGACCTCGACAAACGCCGCGCCGAACTCGATGCCGAAGCCGAACGCCTCCGCGAAGACGAACGCGTCCAGGCCGAACGCGACTGGATCGCCCGCGAACGCGCTGCCCTCGAACAGGCCCGTCACGACGTCGCCGCCCACGAACGCGAACGCGCCCAGCGCCTCGCCGACGAACAAGCACGCCTCGCCGAGCAAAAACAACAACTCGAACAACAGCAGGCTCTCCTCGAAGAAAAACGCCGTGAACAACAGCGCCTCGAACAGGAAATCCAGCTTCGCGCCCAGCTCGACTTCCAAAAACTCCAGGAGGAAGCCAAAGCCCGCGAATCCGACCTCCAGCGCCAGCGCGCCGCCGTCGAAGAGGCCCTGCAAGCCCGCGAACTCGACTTCCAGCAACGCGAAAAACTAAGCCTCGAACGCATCGAAGCCCTCAAAAACGAAGCCGCCCAGCTCGAAGAAGAAGTCCAGCAGGAATACCTCACCGTCCGCCAGCTCGAAGTCCAGCAATCCCGCCGCGTCCAGGAAGAAGTCTTCGCCGAAGAACTCGCCAAAGAAAAACTCGCCGTCGAAGAACGCAAACTCGAGGAAATGCGCCAGCAGCTCGAACAACGAGCCAGCGAATTCGACGAGACCAAAAAAAGCCGTCTCCTTATCCTCATCCTCGGCAGCCTCGGCGCCATCATCCTTGCCACCACCGCCGCCTACTTCATCAAAGGCCGCATCGAACTTCAGGCCGTCGACTTCCGCGAACTCACCGGCAGCAAACAATGGCAGGCCCTCCAGCAGGAACGCAACAGCGCCAAAGAAAACCAGCAATGGGCCAGCCTCCTCGCCTGGTGCACCGCCGCCGAAGAAACCCTCCGCACCAGCCCCGAAAGCAAAGACGCCGTCGAACGCTACCTCAACGAAATCTATCTCGACGCCGACCGCGCCATCACCGGCCTCCTTGTATCCCCCGAGCAAATCCCTCCCTCAACCTCCCCCGACCGCAACAAGCTCATCGACCAGCTCAACAAAACCAAACCCTGGCCCCTCGACAAACAACGTCACCTTCTTACCGCCAAACTCCTCATCCCCGCCGCCACCGCCACCGGCCAGCAATCCCAAGCCATCGACCTCTACCTCGCCGCCATCAAAGCCTCCCCCGACTACGCCAAACCTCTCGCCCCCGAACTTGCCGCCATCCTCGACACCATCCGCCAGCAAATGCTCGCCCGGCAAATCGCCTCCCACCAGCCCATCCTCGACAAACTCGAACAACTCCGCGCCTCCAGCCCTTCCGAAACCGCCCCTCCCATCAACCTCCTCGCCCACCAACTCCACGCCGACCAGGCATTCCGCGGCTCCAACTACATCCAGGCCCTCAACCTCCTGCTCGACGCCGTCCAGACCAACTCCAACTGGACCACCGAACTCAAATCCCAGGCCACCGACATCATCGACCAGCTCAGCCAGCTCCAGCCCGCCGCCATCTTCCCCATCTTCAAACAAATCGAACTCGCCGCCGAAACCTGGAAACTCCCCCAAGCCTGGCTCATCCTCGCCCAGCACTCTGAACCCGACACCGCCTTCCGCTACTTCAAGCTCGCCGAACAAACCGGCAGTCAAAAAGCCATTGCCTACGTCGGTCGCGCCCAGCTCGACACCGGCATCGCCCAGAACAACCCCCAGCTCATCGAACAAGGCATCACCAAACTCAAATCCGCCGTCGACGCCGACGATCCCGACGCCATGGTCCTCCTCGGCGAAGCCTACTTTGCCGGACGCGGCGTCACCGCAGACCCTCAGCAATCTCTCGATCTTGCCACCCGCGCCCAGGCCAAAAACCATCCCGGTGCCGACTACCTCAAAGGCAAAGCCCTCCTCTTTCTCGGCGAAACCACCGGTGAAGCCGAGCACTTCGACCAGGCCACCCAACTCCTCCAAAAAGCCGTCGAAGCCAACCAGCCCAACGCGAACTTCTTCCTCTATCAATCCTACTTCAACGCCGTCAAAAAGAACCCTCAGCGCGCCCTCGACGCCCTTGAGAAAGGCGTCATCGCCAAAGACCCCCTCTGTCTCTACACCCTCGGCATCTGGCACTACGCCGGCCAGCCCCCCGCAAAACTCGATCAAACCCGCGCCCGTCAACTGATCGAACAAGCCGCCAGCCTAGGCCACCCCTCCGCCACCAAGTGGCTCCAACAATACCCCAAGTAA